GAGGGGTTGTGCCACCTGCACGTTAAGGACGTAGAGTCGATTTGTGCCTCTGGTTACCTTGgcaagaaggcgacgacggcgatcccAAATCCTCATGACTCCGTCCTCAACCACCACGCGCGAaccgttctcatccagctgtcccaagctgatgatagagttcctcaacgcgggaatgtagtagactccggtgagtagcctgtgctcaccagacacggcggtgaagatgacggaaccgacgcccttgatctccacgccggaggcatccccaaatttgacggagcctcggacgctagagtcaagctcggtgaagaactcccgtcgaccggtcatgtgatgggtggcgccggtgtcgaggcaCCACCCGTCAGTCTTGTCGCTGCCGGAGCCGTCACCGAGGAGGGCGTGGGCTTTtggctcgtcaaggtggaggagagccgctgcggccggtgccgctggaggtagctctatgctcgcatgagccatgaacagagccggctcctcctcctccgcttgtGCGACGTGGGCCTGGCCGCGTCGTGGCTGAcgacagtccttggcccaatggccaagccGGCCACAGTTGCGGCAGGTGTCGTCTCGTACCGGCTTGTGCttgccggcggcgccgccctgGGCGCCTCCGCGGGCATCACCCTCGGCACGTCCTCGCGCCCCGGCCTCGGCGTCTCTGCGCGCCTTGCGCGGCTTGCCACGCTTGCGGCCGCCTGTCGTGGAAGAAGGCTCCCCCTTCCTCCGGTCACCCTGGCAGGCATCCCACTGCTcccgagtgagaaggagcttcccgccagtggtgatgggccccgagagagactgtggctcatcgctgtcgacgaccttgaggcgacctatcgcctcctcgatcgacatcgtggagagatccagcagagactcgatcgagcgagccatctgcttgtacttctcggggacACAGCGGAAGAGCTTCTCGACGGCTCTCTCCTCGCCGTAGGTGTCGTCGCcgaactgcaccatcttctgcaacagagtgttgagacggagagcaaagtcatcaacgtcctcacctggcttgaaggccaggttctcccactccttgcgaagtgcctgcagtgtggatttgcgggcgcggtcgctgccgatgcgtgccgcagcgatggcatcccaagcctccttggcagtccgcttattggtaagcgagaactgcatctcggacgggactgcagcgatgagggcatccagcgcccgtcgatcctggtcgtagtcgacgtcgccgtaccggactgcctcccacatgtgccgcacctggagctttaccctcatcaccgcagcccactcaacatagttggtcttagtgagggtaggccacccaccgccgggGCCGACGTCCCTGACAACAGCCTGGAAATCGTGGTGACCACGGTACCgatccggggagagagagccacgCCGCCTGTGAAGGCCGCGCTCTCCATCGACccgtccgccaccgttgccgtgcgcgcctcctccaggagcgccgccggcgcgtccgcGCCTGTCTGGGCTGCCGCCGCGCTCGTGGGTGTGCGCGGCTGCCCACTGTGCCGCCCGCTCTCGCGCTGCCtctgcctccggcagctcgagatccgcgtcggcgctgtcgtcagcagaaatggagctgccggtgctgccgcgcagagcctcgacctctgctgccgccgcacgcgctgcatccgccgccgccgctgcttctgCCTCCGCTCTGGCTGCTGCCAGCTCCGCCGCTGCTAGCCTCTacgcccttgccgccgccgcagcggtctcTTCCGCCGCTCGCTTGCGTTCCTCTGccgcggcaagttcggcctcctgccgacgcCGCGTGCTCGAGGCGACCGAGCGCTGAGACTGCCCTGCGGACATGACGCGCTACCGGGGGAGAGCTGCTGCGTGGGGAGAGGGCTGCTTCAGACGAGCTGCTGCTCGTCTGTGCAGAGGGAGAGGAGTGAGCAGGAGCAaccggggctgctgctgctcttagctggggctgctgcgaggctgaggggggagatgagcaagagatgctcaggctacaggataaacaggctctgataccagttgttagtcgctgaattcttactcttggtagtagcagaattcttactctcatagagaggatgacactaggagttggggcaaatTTTTCTGGTTTATTTCTCACTTCTCATACAATGCCataccaacctgaggggttggggatacatatttataggctcatggccagccaagcatatgccaagatgctagtctaagatgctagtctaagatgctagtctaagatgctgtcctagatgctgtcctctagtctaagatgctgtcctagatgctgtcctctagtctaagatgctgtcctagatgtcctagatgctgtcctaaagcatatgggcagcaagGACTTATCCTATCATCATGtagcagccccacaaagactgcacaaggacttatccTATCACTGTCCATATTCCACTGAAACAGTGGAGAGAACAAATTGCCGGTTGCACCAGAAAACCCAAGCAAGAACGAGTACCAACCAGATGGGCTCCGTTTCTGGAAACTGTTTCAGATGCAAATAGCTCCACTGAACTACAAATCAGCAGCCGAGCAAGCCATGCTAAGCTCTGTCCTTGTGGTCTTCCTCGAGTCCATTTGTGAATATTTTAGCAGCTGCCTGCTGTTTCAGTTGTAGATTCAGACGTCTATCCTTGTAGTTGCGGCACGTAAAGTTGCTTACCTACTGCGTGTTAAACATTGTTAAGCCTGCTTATTACCTTTATTTACCAATCCTATTATCGCAGAAGAGATCGTCCATTGATGCGAGATCGTACACATGAATCTTAAGCAGTGCTGTTAAGGAAATTAACCTATAAAATATCAGCAGGTTTCTACACCATCTTAGTGACCCTTTTGTCAGATTGGATGCCATCTGATCCAAGAACTATTATACAGGCGTTTCTGGATACTTTACAGAGGTAGTCAATTCCTATATTGTTCAGGATCCAAATGCAAGACTCTTCCATTCCAGGAGAAAGCTAGTCTAATCTCTACTAAATTCTACGATGTTAGCAACAGCATGTGATTGGTTAAGTGGTCTCCTTCCATGTCAGCAATAGAACATCACCCTCTTCACCTTCTCCTTCACGGCAGgcagaggcttcaccgaggcTCCGTTGGTCCCATTGGAGCTCTTCGTCGTCTGGTTCTCCGACAGCTCTGGTTCCATATAGAACCGGGCTCGGAACGCTGCCAGGTGCGCGTAGTATGCAGGCGGGACTGTTGAAACAGGAAAAGATACAGCATCAAAATTCAGATTTCTTTTTACAGGTAGAGAGCATGACAAACATATCAATACTGAGAACCGAGGAACTGGAAAGCGTTTCAGTAAAATACTGAAGAACGTACCAACAGAAACCGAGCGTGTGCACCGTGCATAACTGCATCAACATACACATCAAGCTAAGAAAATTCTCAAAGGATGAAGTTCAAGGCGCAAAGGACAAATATAGCATATAACAGAAATGTCTTACGTGTAGCAGAGGTTGTTTGTCAATGTCTGCATTTCATCTGCTGTGAAATTGTTCTCATCCCAGAGAACATGGTAGTGAGCTGGCCTACTTGTTCCCTGGTAAACTCACACATCAGTCATTTCAGTACAGAAGGAGAATCGGAATATATTTTTAGGGCATCTTCGGTGGTTATCTCCAGCTGCTATCCCTTATTTCTCTCATTACATTTCTCAAAAGATTCTATTCCCAATTCTCCCTACCCCACAATGTTCAGAGttatctcttattttctctcttttaaaagcTAGCACTCCAAGATTTCTCTCCATTCATCTCTACCCCACCCAATTCTCTCTGCATGCCACAGTAATAAGAGCCAATTGCTATCTACAACCCGTGGGGTTGCCTTATGTACCATGGCATTTTACAGATCCAAGTACCACAGTTGTACAATCACATGATTAAAAAGTTGTTGACAATAGGATCGATTTGTATATTCGTCTAGCATGTGGCCTTCAACAGGTAACTAGGGGCAGTGATAGCTTGTCGAATAGAGCATATGACAAGTCTTTTCAATACTACTACATCACAAATGACAAATTCAGTACGGTAGAATATTCCAACTAAAATGTTATGTCAGGTCACATTATTCTTACCTGAATTCCAGCATGACTACAGAGGTAGAAATCGAACTCTGTTGGATGGCATATCTTCGAATCAACAACGGTTCCTGTTTTCAAGTAACTAGTAAGTAGTTATAGACACAAGAAAATAACTTCACCATAATGCAATTAAAATAAAAAGGCTGACTATAATCTCAAAAGAGTGACCAGTTTCTTAACGTCTTAAAATTAGACGAGGTGAAATATTAGAACCATTTGTTACTTCAAAACATATTGCCTTTCAGTTCAAGTGCTAACAAATTTTAAGACTACAGTTGAACTAGTGGATGGAATACATCCCACATATCTTACGATGTAGACGTCATAAATTATTACCAGGCAAAATATTTCCACTCTTGTCCGTGCTACTTCTGTCTTTGTGATTGTTTGCAAATAGTCTTGTATGATGACGCTTTTGAACCACCACAAATGTTACAGGAGGCTGGTAATTTGGTTCTAGGGATGCACATGCCTAAAAGAAAGCATTTGTCAGTGAACTCTAAGGAAAGTGGTTAGAAGatctataaaagaaaaaatatgaagTGTATCCAACCTTGCGGATAGCATCCAACTCATAAAGGAGAACTTGGTAGAACTGACCTTCACTAACACCATCCCTGAAAGTGGAATTTAGTAAAATTAACAGATAcataatctagttgcaacaaaAAGAAGCATTAACAATAGCTACTTCCATGCTCAACAATGGATAGCTAACCTACAACCTGATGCACTTATAGAAGATTCACATGGCAATAATAGGTATGAGCAATGCACTTATAGAAGATTCACTATTGCCCTCTACAAACTACAGGTGATAGCCAACATTGGCACTAGCATACCTGTAGAAAATTATTCTCAATGGCTTCTGCCCAGTGGCCTTCCTAAAGGATATTAAGAGCTCCCTGCATAACAAAACCATCACAGAAAATAAGTTCAGATCAGTCAATGAGGTATTGTTTCAATTATCTCCATATATATGACTCCATTTAATTAGATTTGAACTTCAGGATTGCACATTGCTCCTAGGTAGAGACCTGATCATGCCTCCTGTTACagtgcctctctgaggatcatGCCATGTCTTGTAAAGGTCCTGAATGAGCTCTTGCCGATGAGCCTGAGCACAAACCAACCCAGCATACTTTGTAACTTCAGGCCAATCTTGAGAAGCAACAACCTGCAAGAGGCGTattagaaaaagagaaaagaaagagtgAGCATATATTCAGATGAAAATGCGAAGCATGTTGATGCTGAAGAAGCAGAGTAATGATGAGCCTTACAGCAGCAATTGATGGACTTGAGTCCTCCCCGGTCTCAGGATGTGTTACATCTGCACCAAATATAATAGTTGGTATGTCACTGACCAATGGAATCCTCCAACTTATCGCATCCAGGAGCACAGTGTTTCTTCCTCCCATCTGAATTCAATGATACATTAAGTCAAAGATGCATATATTAGCAGAATCCTAAGTTATCTTATTGACTTACTGTTCTACACTGTATTCGATGTGTAAACAAGGCGGCAAGTACCTTAACATTAATTTTAAGGGAGACATTTGCCAAGTACTGCTTGCTGATCTTAAAAACATGCTTGGTTAAGCAACATTGTGATATCAATCCCAAATCAGTCTCACAGATGCGTTTTATGTCACCTACAAAAATAAAGTTAATATCTCAATATATAAGGGTTCAGGGAAAGAAAAGTATGTATGCAAGGCAATTAGCGGATGACACTCACCGTATAATGGGCCATTGTTGTCGGGGAGGATTACCAAAAGAAGTTCAAGTTCCTTACCCTTGAGTCTGTTCAATGCTATATTATACACATGTTTAAGTGCCTTCACTACTTGATCTGGTCTAGCTGAATATATTGGTATCACGGGCTCACTGTTAAATTCCTGTAGGATACAAGAGaggtaaaataaataaaaaatgtgcaCACAATTTTAATTTACAAAGGCACCTGTCTTGTGCAAAAGTATGATCAGAAATGAGAGGTATACTACCATGCCCGAAATCTGGCACATTTGCGCCAACTCCTGGCAAAATCCCCGAGCAGTGGCTTCTGGGACGCTCCTCGAGAAGTTTATACAAGCCCAATGGCTCACCTTGCATCCATTGATCACTTTCTGCCAAAATGAGGTTCATTTAGTGGTAGAAATAGTGGGATCAAAGACCATAATAACCCAACATGAGATGTGCAGCGAACAGGAAGCTTACCTTGTTTACCATGTTCCATTGACCAACCTGTGGTAAGCACTCCTTCTCTTTTCCATTATCATGATATTTCAACTAGAATCCACAAAAATACATGTACAATGTATCAGCAATTCAGCGTGCTAGCAACTATTAACATGAATAACACAGTGTAACATTAATCCTACCCAAGGTGCAGGAAGGACTCGGGCTTCAACAGAAGCTAGCTTCTCACTAATGTTGATCCCAAATTCCTTTGCATATGGATCTTGCTCATATCCATTTTGATGAACTGTCTGCAAACAAatattcttagtcttttgagACAGTTAAACAACAATTTTGATTAATAAAAATCCATTACCGATGAAAAGCCTAGAAGCATGGTATAACAACTAGCTAGTTAAGATCCACCGTATGGAGTGTTTGGACCACGGGCAAATAAAAACAGAGACTAAGATAGGGCAATGAATGGGCATGATGTTCGCATGTCTTGCGCCTTAAGATTAGTTCAACAAAAGGCCATCCAGTTCACTTACAACAAAAACCCTAGCACATCTAACCCTCTACAACATATAATATGTATGTGTAAGAAGTTATTGCTTGTTCAGTAATATGGCTAGGATAAAAACTCTCGACCTGTAGAATATCCATCTCCTGTTCTCTAGGCCTTTGGCATGTAACCTTTAGCAATGATGTTATCTGTTTTTCGTTCAGCCTCTTTGTGTATCTCTGGCCCTCGACAATCTTGCAGGcctggtaaaaaaaaatatcaatatcaGAATGCGTGCAAGTACAATTCCAACATTTACTGAAAACACAAGAACTGATGTGCACGAAGTTTGTGACTTGATGAGCATAAATACTGACCTCCATTGGTAGATAGTTCGCTTTCTTTTGGTTTCCCACCTGAAGGCATGGAAGATGGGGATGTTGAATGGTAAACCCATACATTTCCTTGAAGTACTCCACGACGGATTTCATATTCATTTGATCATCAATTGGGAAACTGTcaaaacaagaaaacaaaaaaaattgacaaCTAAGCTTCCAACATATTAAACATTATATACGTCTATTTATTTGGTCCAATCAATTCACTGATCAGGTGGATAAGTCAAAGTAAACAAGAATATCAGAGGTTATATGATGTTTAGCCTTTTGTATCAACTGGTTATATCATTCTTCTATGTTTGGTGAACATGTTTAATTTGGTGTAGTAGATGTGTCAATAGGAGTACTTAAAGAGATAGTAAAAATCAATCACAATCTAAACATACATCAGTTCATGAGTTGGTTGCGTTGTCACCCCTGAAATGCGATACTTCCGCCTTACATTTCCTCGGTGAGTAACTTCAACTTTTACACCTCGCAGTGCTTTCTTGATCTGCTTGGCATGAGCAAATAACACGCATAAACTACTTCAATGGGAAAAGCACAAAACTCCAAGGACATAACCAGCTAGTAGTCCATCAGCAATAACAACCAAATGGCAGCTGGTACGTGTCACTGTAGTACCAGGTTAGATTCCTTGTTCCCCACAGCAAAATTACCTTGATTCGGTTAGCATCTGACAATGGTCTTGACATGACATCCTTCCCTAATATTTGGGCCACGAACTCGATCACCGGCAGCGGCTCGATAAACGCCGTGGACGACATGTCTGGCGTCAACATCACCATGTAAGCAACAAGAACAGAAAAAGCAAGAAATCACATGCATGAGGACAACAAATATTTCCCAGCCGAAGCACACATCTCACCGATGTTAAGCGACAGTCCCATCTGAGTCGGCCGGATGCTCTGGTAGAACCCGCACCACGATTGCAGGCCGTCGCCGAGCCGCTGCGGCTTCCTAATGTCCGGCGAGTAGAAGGACCGCCCTACGGCGACGTACCTAGCAATGGGGAAGACGCCATTGGCATTGCAATCAAACGGGCAATGAACTGGTTGCCTAGCTCCCGGAGCCGATGAATTTAATACCTCTGATTGCCTAGCTCCCGGAGCACGATGTCAAGGACCTGGAGGGCCTCCTGCGGCGCGTCCGCCTGCCGCCCGGCGATGAACtggcggaggtggtggaggtcggcgcgcgcgGCAAACTTGATGGCGACCCTGTACTCCCTCTCCCTTCAGGAACGCAATCACGCGAGTCAGTAGGACATGGCTATCGAGAAAGACGTACCAGGAGGCTGCGCACGTGGCGCAGGAACAAATGCAGGCGCGTACCGTGGGGGCACGCCGGTGCCGTCGTTGTCGTCGGTGAGGCGCACCACGAACTCACGCGCGTCGAACGGGAGGGCCCCGGCGGTGTAGAGGTTCTTGCGGCCGTCGTAGGCCGGGAGGCGCATCCCGAGGTCTGACTCGCGGTATAGGCGGACCAGCTCCGCCATGATGGCCCGGTTCACGCTCCGCGAACAAACCTCCGGCGTGATCTTGACCTGCAAAACGGCCCCACAAAGAAAGGTCTCACCTTTTGATCTCAATTGCGCTCGCTCTTGAGTTCCTGAAGGCGAAATGAATGGAGGACTTACATCGTACTGGGTGAGGTCCTTGTCGGGGAGTTCGGCGAGGAAGTGGTTGGCCTTCACGACGCAGCGCGCGCCCACCGTCCCGAACCCCGGCCTCCGGCAGAACGACAGTCCCTTGCTCGGCACTGGCGGCCCAATGACGGCGCGTGGAGCGGGAATCTGCTCCTGCTCGGACCCCGGCGCCACGCGCGGTTCCCCAGACGCCTTggcccgcccgcgcccgccgcgccTCCTCCCTCCGCCGCCCCCGCACCTCTTGCCTCCCTCCGGCGGCACGactgccgccgcctccgtctccaCCTTCGGCTGCGACACGCTGCTCTGCAGCGGCTGCTTCCTCCTCGCCGCGTGTCCGTGCCCGCCCTTGGCGGCCCCCTGCTGGCACCgcgacggcggcagcggcggcggcgccatgtCCAGGACCTCGAGCATGTGCGCGGCCGCGTCCACTGGGCGGGCGAGCGAGCGAGTTCGTTCACGCCTGCCGCCTGCGCGAAGCCTTATAACGTTACAGCCGACCTCTGCGTGATCAGTAGCAACCAGGCTTCAAACAAACGAAGCAAAGCTAAGGAAACGAAAGCAACGAGGCACCAACCCAAGCAGCAGCGGTAAAAAAAAACACCCTCCTCTCAGCAGGCGGGGTGAGGTAAACGAGAGGAATTAATGAGGCCGTGACAGAAAGGCATTAGAACCTCTCTACACCGGCACGGCACTGATGCGGCAGGCAGAGAGGTTTGACCTGCGAGGCGAAGGCAGGATAATAAACCAACCGGCCGGCGAGGCGAAGGCAGGATAATAAACCAACCGGCCGGTAAAAGCAGGGCGGAATTGAATCCCTTCCTCCAGTTTTTACCAAAGGTGGCAGGCGTCGAAGAAACGGAGTTCTTGCCGGTGATAGTAGCGCTGCTGCAACTGCAACGCTGCCGTGGTGCGGTTGGTAAAAAATTGTATAGGTTGTGGTGGGTGAATTGGGGCGCGAGGTAGTGGCGCAGTGGGGGCTGAGCTTCCGATGGCGTTTATCCGAGGGATGGATGGGGATTTTTATTGAAAAGTGCACCGCATGTTCGTGTGGTTGGCAGCTAGCAGTAGCTGTATAATACTCGATTGGAACTCCGTAGTGTCAGGTGTGTTATTAAGAGGTGGATTGTGACAACAAGCGTATAATAATACCAGATGTTACGCTCAATGTGGGGTTCACTATGAAAATGCAGGGGTGTAGTTGACACTTGACAGTAAACTACGAACCCAGCGCTACTTGCAGGACACAATTCAAGCATTTTGTACAAGCAGGTAGTAGCAATGCGGTCTATCCGGATAATACTAGGTGAAAtttcacatggatttatttatATTACTTTAAGCTGCCAGGCCAGCAATCAGCATGGTCcctgattttattttttgtttttgagagAGATGCCCATGGATTATAGAAAACACATGCGAAGGTTCAGGCCACCACCACTACAAAGACACAGCAGAACCACCTCGACGGCCGCGCGTGCTGCTTTGGAAGCGTGCCCCGACAAGAAGGCGCTCCACTATTGCATAATAGAATCGCAGTAGAACCCCCGCCCGGCTCAGTCCTCGTGGGCAAAACCCGTTTTTTAATCGCGCCAGCACGCGCGCGCGGCGCGCCCCACGCCCGGTTCCCGTAGCTGGCAAAGCCGGCCGGCCGGGCAGCAGGCTCATCCTACCCGTCGCAGCGCAGCGGCGTGCGCGGATGGGTTTGGGACGTTCCGTTCCGCACGCCAGCCGGGGCGGCACGGCACAGGCACAGGCAACCACGGTACCGGCGCACGGACCGATAAGAGGGGGGCCAGTGTGCCGGGGGACAAATCGGAGCGTTCGCGCAGCGGGGTCAGAGGCTACACGGCACGAACAGGCGCGGGGCAGTCAGTGGGAGCACAAGCAGGAGGAGCATCCCCTGCTGTGCTGCGCGGGCCGCGGGACCAGCCCAGCCAGCCCCCGCACCAAAGCCAGCAGCACCAGCAGCTACTCCACCCGCCCGCCCGTTGCCACTGACTGGTGCCACTGTGCGCAGGGGAGGGGCAAGGCAAATGCCCTGTGCGTTGTCCGCTGCCGGGGCGCTGCGGCAGTGCGGCGTGGCATCTCCGTTGCAGTAGTAGGTTAGTTAGGACGACGTGGACTCATCTCGCTCAAAAGGCGCCATCATGGCGTTGTGGCCGGTGCCCGGCTGGGGCCTCGGCTTTCCTCCGCGGGACAAGACGTGCAGACCACCGGCCGGTCTGCCGTTGGAGCGGAGGCGTGGCGGGTGGGATTCGTGCCTTCGTGGATGACATGGGCCGCTGCGACATGACACTTACGGTGTGATTGTTTGTTGATACGGGAGAAAAACCTGATCTCACAGATACATACAATCTCAGTTAAAAGTTTTCAGTTGTCTAGATGTACCGTTTCAACCTAATCTAATGACGTCTCTATAGTTTGGTTCAGCATATACAAgcttttatatttatttataaagaCGGATTAACTTAAcagtattataaaattatttttatagaacAACCAATCAATCTCAACTTTTACGTACGCTCATTCGACTTTAGATACGATCAACCAAATAGAATTTCAGCTCAAACtatccagacagatacaaccaatcaaatacatttttttttatcaaatattacTTTTTTCAGCCAGTATATACGATTTCATATGGTTAACAAATCACACTCTTAGAGCACCTTCTTAATAACTTATTTATACATTACATACCGGAGTGAATCTTAAGTTATATATTATTCTGACAGGTCTTTAAGCTTGAGGTTCGGCCTCAAGcaataaaaatattgtttttataTAGATTCACCTCTCTTTCCCCTCCATCACTGCTATTTATCGAAGTTCTCACAAagaagttttttattttcaagTGAGACCTAGCTTAGAGTCTAGGTGTCAAACGTAACATAAGCAAACTTTAAACCCGACCACCACAAGCGGGATATATCTTAAAACTCGTTGAGACCTTAAATACTAGTGTATGTGATGATAACAGTAGGATCGGTCCAGAAGTGTCGGGCCATCAGACACGGATACCTAGATAACAGTAGGCAATTCAATTG
The sequence above is drawn from the Phragmites australis chromosome 10, lpPhrAust1.1, whole genome shotgun sequence genome and encodes:
- the LOC133883483 gene encoding protein argonaute PNH1 — encoded protein: MLEVLDMAPPPLPPSRCQQGAAKGGHGHAARRKQPLQSSVSQPKVETEAAAVVPPEGGKRCGGGGGRRRGGRGRAKASGEPRVAPGSEQEQIPAPRAVIGPPVPSKGLSFCRRPGFGTVGARCVVKANHFLAELPDKDLTQYDVKITPEVCSRSVNRAIMAELVRLYRESDLGMRLPAYDGRKNLYTAGALPFDAREFVVRLTDDNDGTGVPPREREYRVAIKFAARADLHHLRQFIAGRQADAPQEALQVLDIVLRELGNQRYVAVGRSFYSPDIRKPQRLGDGLQSWCGFYQSIRPTQMGLSLNIDMSSTAFIEPLPVIEFVAQILGKDVMSRPLSDANRIKIKKALRGVKVEVTHRGNVRRKYRISGVTTQPTHELIFPIDDQMNMKSVVEYFKEMYGFTIQHPHLPCLQVGNQKKANYLPMEACKIVEGQRYTKRLNEKQITSLLKVTCQRPREQEMDILQTVHQNGYEQDPYAKEFGINISEKLASVEARVLPAPWLKYHDNGKEKECLPQVGQWNMVNKKVINGCKVSHWACINFSRSVPEATARGFCQELAQMCQISGMEFNSEPVIPIYSARPDQVVKALKHVYNIALNRLKGKELELLLVILPDNNGPLYGDIKRICETDLGLISQCCLTKHVFKISKQYLANVSLKINVKMGGRNTVLLDAISWRIPLVSDIPTIIFGADVTHPETGEDSSPSIAAVVASQDWPEVTKYAGLVCAQAHRQELIQDLYKTWHDPQRGTVTGGMIRELLISFRKATGQKPLRIIFYRDGVSEGQFYQVLLYELDAIRKACASLEPNYQPPVTFVVVQKRHHTRLFANNHKDRSSTDKSGNILPGTVVDSKICHPTEFDFYLCSHAGIQGTSRPAHYHVLWDENNFTADEMQTLTNNLCYTYARCTRSVSVVPPAYYAHLAAFRARFYMEPELSENQTTKSSNGTNGASVKPLPAVKEKVKRVMFYC